The following is a genomic window from Sphingorhabdus sp. Alg231-15.
GTAAAGTCTACGCGATTTGCTTCGATCGGTGCAGCCAGCAAAACTCCAGTGAGAAACCCCAAGACACTGATAAACTCGACTGGCAACTCGGCCACGGGGCGCTGTGTGGCGACGATTGTGATGACCCAAACACTAATACTGACGGCCGCGGTCAGCGCAATTTGTATTGGTGCTCGTATCAGGCGCCATTGGTTCCAGAGCCGGTCTATATGTGATGAAGCCAAAACAGCAATGCCACCACCCAGCAACCAACCAATAAGAATGTCTTCGGCATAATGCACACCCAATATCGGTCTGGACAATCCAATCAAGATTGCAGCCAGGATCAGGGTATATCTCGCAATCCAGCTCTTTGTCCGAAAGACCAAGAATAGATAAAAGGCTGCAGCTGCCATGGCATGGCCCGATGGTGTCGAGAATTCCGCCGCGAGTTCCGCTGCTCGACTGGGTGAGACCGCCCAGTTTTCCATATGGGTTCCATCGGACACGAAAGGTCGTGGATTTTGGATCAAGGTCTTGAGGAGATGGTTGGCAATCATCGCAACAAGAACAACAATGGAGGATTGCACTGCCAAGCGTTTGCCCACCATTGTGTATAGTAAGGCAACAACTATGAGATATCCATTAATCTCGCCCATGAAGGTGATGGCTTGGACTATTTTTGTGGCATACTCACTACGATACTGCGCAATGAAAGTGAGCAGTGACTCATTGAAATTTAAATCAAACATTCGACTCGATATCGCCTTGATCAGCTCTGAGCAAGCAGAGCTTTCAAAGCTTCCATTCGCGACAATAACAGATAGTCCCAATGCCTGACTTGCGTCCAAAGCGGACACCAATATCCTCTCGTCCACCAACCTCGACACCACCCGATTAACTTCATATGATGCTTGCTACCGCACAGATACTGACCGATCTTCCAACTTTACTCTTGCATTTCCCCCAGCATCACTCTAACGGCACGCTCATTCCACATGGAAAGCGCTCATACCGGTGCTGATACCGGCCTTTCAGGTCGTTTGAGGTTCTCAGCTTTCCAGAGGCATAACCGGATAAGGAGAACTATTATGGCGGCCCCTGTCGTCACCCTACAGCAATTGATTGAAGCCGGATCGCATTTCGGCCACCAGACCCACCGCTGGAACCCGAAGATGAAACCTTACATCTTTGGTGCCCGTAACGGTGTCCACATTCTTGACCTTTCGCAGAGCGTGCCTTTGTTCGCTCGCGCGCTTGATTTCATTGCCAATGCGGTGTCGTCTGGCGGCAAGGTTCTTTTCGTTGGCACAAAGCGTCAAGCGCAAGAGCCTATCGCAGAAGCGGCGCGGATGAGCGGACAGCATTTCGTCAACCATCGCTGGCTCGGTGGCATGCTGACCAACTGGAAAACCATTTCCAACTCGATCCGCCGGATGAAGACGCTTGAAGAGCAGCTTTCCGGTGACATGGCTGGCTTCACCAAGAAAGAAGCCCTCCAGATGACGCGTGAGCGTGATAAGCTGGAACTGTCTTTGGGCGGTATCCGTGACATGGGCGGCATTCCGGATGTGATGTTCGTAATCGATGCCAACAAGGAAGAGCTCGCAATTAAGGAAGCCAATGTTCTGGGTA
Proteins encoded in this region:
- a CDS encoding phosphatase PAP2 family protein, which translates into the protein MFDLNFNESLLTFIAQYRSEYATKIVQAITFMGEINGYLIVVALLYTMVGKRLAVQSSIVVLVAMIANHLLKTLIQNPRPFVSDGTHMENWAVSPSRAAELAAEFSTPSGHAMAAAAFYLFLVFRTKSWIARYTLILAAILIGLSRPILGVHYAEDILIGWLLGGGIAVLASSHIDRLWNQWRLIRAPIQIALTAAVSISVWVITIVATQRPVAELPVEFISVLGFLTGVLLAAPIEANRVDFTPKGASVATKAFRFVLMMTILAGAILLLDALTTVVGTGHGAYESGLRYLRYIAVGAIGVLAVPWTFVQLRNWNDNRRN